The window TCGGATAATCCTTGTAGTGGTCGGTGAAGTAAAACGCCTTCGGCTGGCTTTCCACCAGCATGTCGCGCTCATCCTGGGGCACGCCCGGCATCACCAGGCTGTCGCCGTCTTCCTTGAGCCGCGCCAGCATTTTCTTACGGACTTTTAGGGCCGGCGTGCCGTAGGAGGTGCCGTCCTCGACCTCCGGCCAGGAAAGCGCGATCTTCCGCACGTCGTCGAAGGTCATGGCTGAGCTTTTCCCCCTCATCCTGAGGAGCATCGCGAAG is drawn from Bradyrhizobium lablabi and contains these coding sequences:
- a CDS encoding MmcQ/YjbR family DNA-binding protein codes for the protein MTFDDVRKIALSWPEVEDGTSYGTPALKVRKKMLARLKEDGDSLVMPGVPQDERDMLVESQPKAFYFTDHYKDYPIVLIRLSKANRATVEPLLRRQWRALASKKAVGAAE